Proteins from a genomic interval of Odontesthes bonariensis isolate fOdoBon6 chromosome 7, fOdoBon6.hap1, whole genome shotgun sequence:
- the LOC142383853 gene encoding DENN domain-containing protein 5B-like isoform X1, which yields MNRTAAAAGGWASCRFAHYFVVCGLDSETGLEPDDGAGESFEQSPIRRSFKSKVLVHYPENTDRNPFNKDAVNMLCMPRGLSFRTQADILDPQFHSFTLASDEGTRSYGFVHTFYEEVTSPQIITAMQTLYQMHHVEHHSSSSASSPSSSSSSASSPSTSSMDSLASSLEESDAESLAGVSGCLGCAGSFDPARDILYVSKALCLVTPLPFLQASRQFLAQLHQAVTSQTPPPLPLESYIHNILYEVPLPPPGRSLRFHGVQGPIMCQRPGPEELPLGDYPLGEAFSLLGVDNMVKLLTCALLETQVLLYSQDYQHLMTVAEGITTLLFPFQWQHIYLPIISTPLHHLLDAPVPFLMGIQRRDGAERSSLHLPHEANLCFVDIDNHCVEAPEDLPLFPDQTELIQELSEVLLHFGLPPQGGMSTKPTTSTTSSATHLSSLVLEDLMEDRRNGNLGGEELAVLERLQALARRCGGGKISEGRKTLGHVFEEEEEGLMAAKLNIQLREVFAVRFAAMFGRYEEFVIHSTLDLDSWLSNREGTISFDKGSFLSVQPATHLHFLSQFLETSMFSSFVDGKVISRWADREPLQQLFDNRLERERMYDTGDEDSHDHPFRKCSSFFESAQATERRLMKADHTAIHPHLLDMKIGQGRHYPGYFPKLQADVLGQAQNTNKWSSRVTPSRRSEPKRSTVTDHSGVDSEHRQKHTFIRRALRQSKILDPSLQAVTQTHKEFVDELLSECRLKTKRMLMERMGKECVELGQGEASITGLQENTLIHGLCDLLERTWGHGLQIKQGKSALWSHLLHYQAAQGKLEAPAESPGVELSACSGSNCSDQRTFDEGALLLRGSLIQDVRFIQTMSDSLSEVGQARAWIHLALEKKMLSQHLKELLTNQELLRQLYKSHAFLLCEEEREQFLFHLLSLNTVDYLCFTRVFTSVCIPYRVVIIPMKKLSIAMATVNPWVCVSGELGDSGVKQIPKNTQEIFFQCKNLGRLSTLQLGVQENSGLLAKCLIDCVMVYNEITGHIYKFPCGRWLGKGVGDGSLERVLIGQLVSPGTEEDAGRWTGTPPELASPSQSVRTVLGSLGNRSRMHSVEVQEDMREAANNLVKHFHKPEQERGNLTVLLCGEGGLVLALEKFLLHGFKSNRLFQRNVFVWDFVEKSVVSMETADQMGDLHGSTLTKGPPCDSLCHYVSAINASSRNIGKEGKFQLFVCLGIRDRLLSQWLPLLAECSLTARTYEEGALLRDRATVHSLCRILQTLNEFSFNLEAALVKGVDL from the exons ATGAACAGGACTGCAGCGGCCGCGGGTGGATGGGCTTCTTGCCGTTTCGCCCACTATTTTGTTGTGTGTGGACTTGACTCGGAGACGGGCCTGGAACCGGATGATGGAGCAG GGGAGAGCTTCGAGCAGAGCCCCATTCGCCGGTCCTTCAAGTCAAAGGTTCTGGTGCACTACCCCGAGAACACAGACAGGAACCCCTTCAACAAAGATGCTGTCAACATG CTCTGTATGCCCAGAGGTCTATCCTTCCGTACCCAAGCAGACATACTTGACCCTCAGTTTCACTCATTTACACTTGCTTCTGATGAAGGAACACGTTCCTACGGTTTTGTTCATACCTTCTACGAGGAGGTGACCAGTCCTCAGATTATCACTGCCATGCAGACACTCTATCAGATGCACCATGTAGAGcaccactcctcctcctcagcctcctctccctcttcctcatcttcttctgcttcttcgCCCTCCACCTCCAGCATGGACTCACTTGCGAGCAGCTTGGAGGAGTCAGATGCTGAGTCTCTGGCTGGGGTTTCTGGCTGCCTCGGATGCGCTGGTTCCTTTGATCCAGCACGTGACATCCTGTACGTATCCAAAGCCCTCTGCCTGGTCACGCCTCTCCCCTTTCTGCAAGCTTCGCGACAGTTTCTGGCGCAGCTACACCAAGCTGTGACGTCACAGACACCCCCGCCCCTCCCCCTGGAGAGCTATATCCATAATATCCTGTATGAGGTGCCCTTGCCTCCACCAGGACGGTCACTTAGGTTCCACGGGGTGCAGGGACCCATCATGTGCCAGCGACCCGGCCCGGAGGAACTTCCTTTGGGGGACTATCCTCTTGGAGAGGCTTTCTCTTTGCTGGGTGTTGATAATATGGTGAAGCTACTTACCTGTGCACTTCTGGAGACACAAGTTCTGCTCTACTCTCAAG ACTACCAGCATTTGATGACGGTGGCAGAGGGCATCACCACTTTGCTATTCCCATTTCAGTGGCAACACATCTACCTGCCCATCATTTCTACTCCACTGCATCACCTTCTGGATGCCCCCGTGCCTTTCCTGATGGGTATCCAGCGCAGAGACGGAGCTGAGCGATCTTCCCTCCACCTCCCGCACGAG GCCAACCTGTGTTTTGTGGACATTGACAACCACTGTGTTGAAGCCCCAGAAGACCTTCCCTTGTTTCCAGATCAGACTGAGTTAATACAGGAACTGAGTGAGGTATTGTTGCATTTTGGGCTCCCACCACAGGGAGGGATGAGCACTAAGCCCACCACAAGCACCACGTCCTCCGCCACTCACCTGAGCAGCCTGGTGCTGGAAGACCTGATGGAGGACAGGAGGAACGGGAACCTCGGAGGCGAGGAGCTGGCGGTCCTGGAGAGGCTGCAGGCTCTGGCGAGGAGATGTGGCGGAGGAAAAATATCAGAAGGAAGAAAGACGCTTGGACACGTGtttgaagaggaggaggaagggctAATGGCAGCAAAGCTGAATATTCAGCTGAGGGAGGTGTTTGCTGTTCGTTTTGCTGCTATGTTTGGCAGATATGAGGAGTTTGTTATCCACAGcactctggatctggactctTGGTTGAGTAACCGAGAGGGAACCATCAGCTTTGACAAG GGCTCCTTTCTCTCAGTTCAGCCAGCAACTCACTTGCACTTCTTGTCACAATTCCTGGAGACAtccatgttttcttcttttgtggatGGAAAAGTTATATCTCGCTGGGCCGACAGAGAGCCACTACAGCAGCTGTTTGACAACCGTTTGGAGCGAGAGCGAATGTATGATACGGGTGACGAGGATTCCCACGACCATCCTTTCAGGAAGTGTTCCTCATTCTTTGAATCAG CTCAGGCCACTGAGCGCAGGCTGATGAAGGCTGACCACACGGCCATACACCCCCACCTGCTGGACATGAAGATTGGCCAGGGTCGTCACTATCCGGGCTACTTCCCTAAGCTGCAGGCCGATGTGCTTGGACAGGCACAGAACACCAACAA GTGGTCCAGTCGCGTCACACCATCACGCAGGTCCGAACCCAAGAGATCGACAGTCACCGATCACTCTGGAGTGGACAGTGAACACAGACAG aaacacacatttatAAGGAGAGCCCTTCGCCAGTCTAAAATACTCGACCCATCTCTTCAAGCTGTCACTCAGACACACAAAGAGTTTGTTGATGAGCTGCTGAGCGAGTGTCGTCTGAAG ACCAAACGGATGTTGATGGAAAGGATGGGGAAGGAGTGTGTGGAACTGGGTCAGGGGGAGGCCAGCATCACAGGCCTACAGGAAAACACACTCATCCACGGCCTGTGTGATCTGCTGGAGAGAACCTGGGGTCACGGTCTGCAGATAAAACAG GGAAAGTCTGCTCTTTGGTCCCATCTGCTTCATTACCAGGCCGCCCAGGGGAAGTTGGAGGCACCAGCTGAGTCTCCAG GTGTTGAACTCTCTGCTTGTTCAGGATCTAACTGCTCTGATCAGAGGACGTTTGATGAAGGCGCTTTGCTCCTGAGAGGGTCGTTAATACAAGACGTGAG GTTTATCCAGACAATGAGTGACAGTCTGTCTGAGGTGGGCCAAGCCAGAGCATGGATCCATCTTGCTCTGGAGAAGAAAATGCTGTCCCAGCATCTCAAAGAGCTGCTGACAAACCAGGAGCTGCTCAG GCAGCTGTATAAATCTCATGCATTCCTGCTCTGTGAGGAAGAAAGGGAACAGTTTTTGTTCCACCTGCTGTCTCTCAACACTGTGGACTACCTCTGTTTTACACGCGTCTTCACCTCTGTCT GTATACCATACCGTGTTGTTATAATACCCATGAAGAAGCTGAGCATTGCAATGGCAACAGTTAACCCctgggtgtgtgtgtcaggAGAACTGGGTGATTCAGGAGTTAAACAGATCCCAAAGAATACACAAGAAATCTTTTTTCAG TGCAAGAACCTGGGCAGGCTGAGCACCCTGCAGCTGGGAGTGCAGGAGAACTCGGGCCTGCTCGCCAAGTGTCTGATCGACTGTGTGATGGTATACAATGAGATCACAGGACACATCTACAA GTTCCCGTGTGGCCGATGGCTTGGGAAAGGCGTGGGTGACGGCAGCTTGGAAAGAGTCCTTATTGGTCAGCTGGTGTCACCTGGTACAGAGGAGGATGCTGGAAGGTGGACAGGGACACCTCCAGAGCTGGCCTCTCCATCTCAGAGCGTGCGGACAGTGTTGGGATCACTTGGCAACCGAAGCA GAATGCACTCTGTTGAAGTACAAGAGGACATGAGGGAGGCAGCGAATAATCTTGTTAAACATTTCCACAAACCTGAACAAGAG CGGGGAAACCTGACCGTCTTGTTATGTGGTGAAGGAGGACTGGTGCTTGCTTTGGAGAAGTTCCTTCTCCATGGGTTCAAATCCAACCGTCTTTTCCAGAGGAACGTGTTTGTTTGGGATTTTGTGG AGAAATCAGTGGTTTCCATGGAGACGGCTGATCAGATGGGTGACCTGCATGGATCAACACTAACAAAGGGCCCACCGTGCGACTCGCTGTGTCACTACGTCAGTGCTATCAATGCCTCATCCCGAAACATCGGAAAAGAGGGAAAGTTCCAGCTGTTCGTCTGCCTGGGAATCAG GGACCGGCTTCTGTCCCAGTGGCTCCCTCTGCTGGCAGAGTGTTCACTGACAGCCCGGACCTACGAGGAGGGAGCTCTGCTGCGGGACCGTGCCACTGTGCACTCCCTCTGTCGTATTCTGCAAACATTAAATGAGTTCAGCTTCAACCTGGAGGCTGCACTGGTCAAAGGggttgacctctga
- the LOC142383853 gene encoding DENN domain-containing protein 5B-like isoform X2, protein MNRTAAAAGGWASCRFAHYFVVCGLDSETGLEPDDGAGESFEQSPIRRSFKSKVLVHYPENTDRNPFNKDAVNMLCMPRGLSFRTQADILDPQFHSFTLASDEGTRSYGFVHTFYEEVTSPQIITAMQTLYQMHHVEHHSSSSASSPSSSSSSASSPSTSSMDSLASSLEESDAESLAGVSGCLGCAGSFDPARDILYVSKALCLVTPLPFLQASRQFLAQLHQAVTSQTPPPLPLESYIHNILYEVPLPPPGRSLRFHGVQGPIMCQRPGPEELPLGDYPLGEAFSLLGVDNMVKLLTCALLETQVLLYSQDYQHLMTVAEGITTLLFPFQWQHIYLPIISTPLHHLLDAPVPFLMGIQRRDGAERSSLHLPHEANLCFVDIDNHCVEAPEDLPLFPDQTELIQELSEVLLHFGLPPQGGMSTKPTTSTTSSATHLSSLVLEDLMEDRRNGNLGGEELAVLERLQALARRCGGGKISEGRKTLGHVFEEEEEGLMAAKLNIQLREVFAVRFAAMFGRYEEFVIHSTLDLDSWLSNREGTISFDKGSFLSVQPATHLHFLSQFLETSMFSSFVDGKVISRWADREPLQQLFDNRLERERMYDTGDEDSHDHPFRKCSSFFESAQATERRLMKADHTAIHPHLLDMKIGQGRHYPGYFPKLQADVLGQAQNTNKWSSRVTPSRRSEPKRSTVTDHSGVDSEHRQKHTFIRRALRQSKILDPSLQAVTQTHKEFVDELLSECRLKTKRMLMERMGKECVELGQGEASITGLQENTLIHGLCDLLERTWGHGLQIKQGKSALWSHLLHYQAAQGKLEAPAESPGSNCSDQRTFDEGALLLRGSLIQDVRFIQTMSDSLSEVGQARAWIHLALEKKMLSQHLKELLTNQELLRQLYKSHAFLLCEEEREQFLFHLLSLNTVDYLCFTRVFTSVCIPYRVVIIPMKKLSIAMATVNPWVCVSGELGDSGVKQIPKNTQEIFFQCKNLGRLSTLQLGVQENSGLLAKCLIDCVMVYNEITGHIYKFPCGRWLGKGVGDGSLERVLIGQLVSPGTEEDAGRWTGTPPELASPSQSVRTVLGSLGNRSRMHSVEVQEDMREAANNLVKHFHKPEQERGNLTVLLCGEGGLVLALEKFLLHGFKSNRLFQRNVFVWDFVEKSVVSMETADQMGDLHGSTLTKGPPCDSLCHYVSAINASSRNIGKEGKFQLFVCLGIRDRLLSQWLPLLAECSLTARTYEEGALLRDRATVHSLCRILQTLNEFSFNLEAALVKGVDL, encoded by the exons ATGAACAGGACTGCAGCGGCCGCGGGTGGATGGGCTTCTTGCCGTTTCGCCCACTATTTTGTTGTGTGTGGACTTGACTCGGAGACGGGCCTGGAACCGGATGATGGAGCAG GGGAGAGCTTCGAGCAGAGCCCCATTCGCCGGTCCTTCAAGTCAAAGGTTCTGGTGCACTACCCCGAGAACACAGACAGGAACCCCTTCAACAAAGATGCTGTCAACATG CTCTGTATGCCCAGAGGTCTATCCTTCCGTACCCAAGCAGACATACTTGACCCTCAGTTTCACTCATTTACACTTGCTTCTGATGAAGGAACACGTTCCTACGGTTTTGTTCATACCTTCTACGAGGAGGTGACCAGTCCTCAGATTATCACTGCCATGCAGACACTCTATCAGATGCACCATGTAGAGcaccactcctcctcctcagcctcctctccctcttcctcatcttcttctgcttcttcgCCCTCCACCTCCAGCATGGACTCACTTGCGAGCAGCTTGGAGGAGTCAGATGCTGAGTCTCTGGCTGGGGTTTCTGGCTGCCTCGGATGCGCTGGTTCCTTTGATCCAGCACGTGACATCCTGTACGTATCCAAAGCCCTCTGCCTGGTCACGCCTCTCCCCTTTCTGCAAGCTTCGCGACAGTTTCTGGCGCAGCTACACCAAGCTGTGACGTCACAGACACCCCCGCCCCTCCCCCTGGAGAGCTATATCCATAATATCCTGTATGAGGTGCCCTTGCCTCCACCAGGACGGTCACTTAGGTTCCACGGGGTGCAGGGACCCATCATGTGCCAGCGACCCGGCCCGGAGGAACTTCCTTTGGGGGACTATCCTCTTGGAGAGGCTTTCTCTTTGCTGGGTGTTGATAATATGGTGAAGCTACTTACCTGTGCACTTCTGGAGACACAAGTTCTGCTCTACTCTCAAG ACTACCAGCATTTGATGACGGTGGCAGAGGGCATCACCACTTTGCTATTCCCATTTCAGTGGCAACACATCTACCTGCCCATCATTTCTACTCCACTGCATCACCTTCTGGATGCCCCCGTGCCTTTCCTGATGGGTATCCAGCGCAGAGACGGAGCTGAGCGATCTTCCCTCCACCTCCCGCACGAG GCCAACCTGTGTTTTGTGGACATTGACAACCACTGTGTTGAAGCCCCAGAAGACCTTCCCTTGTTTCCAGATCAGACTGAGTTAATACAGGAACTGAGTGAGGTATTGTTGCATTTTGGGCTCCCACCACAGGGAGGGATGAGCACTAAGCCCACCACAAGCACCACGTCCTCCGCCACTCACCTGAGCAGCCTGGTGCTGGAAGACCTGATGGAGGACAGGAGGAACGGGAACCTCGGAGGCGAGGAGCTGGCGGTCCTGGAGAGGCTGCAGGCTCTGGCGAGGAGATGTGGCGGAGGAAAAATATCAGAAGGAAGAAAGACGCTTGGACACGTGtttgaagaggaggaggaagggctAATGGCAGCAAAGCTGAATATTCAGCTGAGGGAGGTGTTTGCTGTTCGTTTTGCTGCTATGTTTGGCAGATATGAGGAGTTTGTTATCCACAGcactctggatctggactctTGGTTGAGTAACCGAGAGGGAACCATCAGCTTTGACAAG GGCTCCTTTCTCTCAGTTCAGCCAGCAACTCACTTGCACTTCTTGTCACAATTCCTGGAGACAtccatgttttcttcttttgtggatGGAAAAGTTATATCTCGCTGGGCCGACAGAGAGCCACTACAGCAGCTGTTTGACAACCGTTTGGAGCGAGAGCGAATGTATGATACGGGTGACGAGGATTCCCACGACCATCCTTTCAGGAAGTGTTCCTCATTCTTTGAATCAG CTCAGGCCACTGAGCGCAGGCTGATGAAGGCTGACCACACGGCCATACACCCCCACCTGCTGGACATGAAGATTGGCCAGGGTCGTCACTATCCGGGCTACTTCCCTAAGCTGCAGGCCGATGTGCTTGGACAGGCACAGAACACCAACAA GTGGTCCAGTCGCGTCACACCATCACGCAGGTCCGAACCCAAGAGATCGACAGTCACCGATCACTCTGGAGTGGACAGTGAACACAGACAG aaacacacatttatAAGGAGAGCCCTTCGCCAGTCTAAAATACTCGACCCATCTCTTCAAGCTGTCACTCAGACACACAAAGAGTTTGTTGATGAGCTGCTGAGCGAGTGTCGTCTGAAG ACCAAACGGATGTTGATGGAAAGGATGGGGAAGGAGTGTGTGGAACTGGGTCAGGGGGAGGCCAGCATCACAGGCCTACAGGAAAACACACTCATCCACGGCCTGTGTGATCTGCTGGAGAGAACCTGGGGTCACGGTCTGCAGATAAAACAG GGAAAGTCTGCTCTTTGGTCCCATCTGCTTCATTACCAGGCCGCCCAGGGGAAGTTGGAGGCACCAGCTGAGTCTCCAG GATCTAACTGCTCTGATCAGAGGACGTTTGATGAAGGCGCTTTGCTCCTGAGAGGGTCGTTAATACAAGACGTGAG GTTTATCCAGACAATGAGTGACAGTCTGTCTGAGGTGGGCCAAGCCAGAGCATGGATCCATCTTGCTCTGGAGAAGAAAATGCTGTCCCAGCATCTCAAAGAGCTGCTGACAAACCAGGAGCTGCTCAG GCAGCTGTATAAATCTCATGCATTCCTGCTCTGTGAGGAAGAAAGGGAACAGTTTTTGTTCCACCTGCTGTCTCTCAACACTGTGGACTACCTCTGTTTTACACGCGTCTTCACCTCTGTCT GTATACCATACCGTGTTGTTATAATACCCATGAAGAAGCTGAGCATTGCAATGGCAACAGTTAACCCctgggtgtgtgtgtcaggAGAACTGGGTGATTCAGGAGTTAAACAGATCCCAAAGAATACACAAGAAATCTTTTTTCAG TGCAAGAACCTGGGCAGGCTGAGCACCCTGCAGCTGGGAGTGCAGGAGAACTCGGGCCTGCTCGCCAAGTGTCTGATCGACTGTGTGATGGTATACAATGAGATCACAGGACACATCTACAA GTTCCCGTGTGGCCGATGGCTTGGGAAAGGCGTGGGTGACGGCAGCTTGGAAAGAGTCCTTATTGGTCAGCTGGTGTCACCTGGTACAGAGGAGGATGCTGGAAGGTGGACAGGGACACCTCCAGAGCTGGCCTCTCCATCTCAGAGCGTGCGGACAGTGTTGGGATCACTTGGCAACCGAAGCA GAATGCACTCTGTTGAAGTACAAGAGGACATGAGGGAGGCAGCGAATAATCTTGTTAAACATTTCCACAAACCTGAACAAGAG CGGGGAAACCTGACCGTCTTGTTATGTGGTGAAGGAGGACTGGTGCTTGCTTTGGAGAAGTTCCTTCTCCATGGGTTCAAATCCAACCGTCTTTTCCAGAGGAACGTGTTTGTTTGGGATTTTGTGG AGAAATCAGTGGTTTCCATGGAGACGGCTGATCAGATGGGTGACCTGCATGGATCAACACTAACAAAGGGCCCACCGTGCGACTCGCTGTGTCACTACGTCAGTGCTATCAATGCCTCATCCCGAAACATCGGAAAAGAGGGAAAGTTCCAGCTGTTCGTCTGCCTGGGAATCAG GGACCGGCTTCTGTCCCAGTGGCTCCCTCTGCTGGCAGAGTGTTCACTGACAGCCCGGACCTACGAGGAGGGAGCTCTGCTGCGGGACCGTGCCACTGTGCACTCCCTCTGTCGTATTCTGCAAACATTAAATGAGTTCAGCTTCAACCTGGAGGCTGCACTGGTCAAAGGggttgacctctga